From one Catellatospora sp. IY07-71 genomic stretch:
- a CDS encoding HAMP domain-containing sensor histidine kinase yields MRLPSYRLTIRARLTLVYGVLFLLAGLTLLVVTYFLLDRTVLQNFTYRLALPDPALAEPGTQGARATRVLIAGDPAVLSELDKQAAQLREATRLQLLQLGAIALVLVSAISAGLGWLLAGRLLSPLHRITETARRISTAPAADRGLHERIALTGPHDEIRELADTFDAMLARLDHAFDGQRRFVANASHELRTPLTLNRSLVELAMHRRTASDDVKRLGETLLDINGRHERLIDGLLVLARSENEVVERRPVDLADIVDHVAAQGAATAAEAGVEVAVEAAPAETTGDPVLLERVAQNLIGNGVRHNAPGGWVRAVTRTHGGRAELEVSNTGPVVAAYEVEALFEPFRRGSERTRSDQGVGLGLSIVRAITRAHGGEVAARPREGGGLIVTVSLPG; encoded by the coding sequence GTGAGACTGCCGTCGTACCGCCTGACCATCCGCGCCCGGCTCACCCTGGTCTACGGCGTGCTGTTCCTGCTGGCCGGGCTCACCCTGCTGGTGGTGACCTATTTCCTGCTGGACCGGACGGTGCTGCAGAACTTCACCTACCGCCTGGCGCTGCCGGACCCGGCCCTGGCCGAACCAGGCACGCAGGGCGCCCGCGCGACCCGGGTGCTCATCGCGGGCGACCCGGCGGTCCTCAGCGAGCTGGACAAGCAGGCCGCGCAGCTGCGCGAGGCGACCCGGCTGCAGCTGCTCCAGCTGGGGGCGATCGCGCTGGTGCTGGTCAGCGCGATCTCGGCAGGGCTGGGCTGGCTGCTCGCCGGGCGGCTGCTGTCGCCGCTGCACCGGATCACCGAGACCGCCCGGCGGATCAGCACCGCGCCGGCCGCCGACCGCGGCCTGCACGAGCGCATCGCGCTGACCGGCCCGCACGACGAGATCCGCGAGCTGGCGGACACCTTCGACGCCATGCTGGCCCGGCTCGACCACGCGTTCGACGGGCAGCGGCGCTTCGTCGCCAACGCGTCCCACGAGCTGCGTACGCCGCTGACGCTGAACCGCTCCCTGGTGGAGCTGGCCATGCACCGCAGGACGGCCAGCGACGACGTGAAGCGGCTCGGCGAGACGCTGCTCGACATCAACGGCCGCCACGAGCGCCTCATCGACGGGCTGCTGGTGCTGGCCCGCTCGGAGAACGAGGTGGTCGAGCGGCGGCCGGTGGATCTGGCCGACATCGTCGACCATGTCGCAGCCCAGGGCGCCGCCACGGCGGCCGAGGCCGGGGTCGAGGTCGCCGTCGAGGCCGCGCCCGCCGAGACGACCGGCGACCCGGTGCTGCTGGAGCGGGTCGCGCAGAACCTGATCGGCAACGGCGTACGGCACAACGCCCCGGGCGGCTGGGTGCGCGCGGTGACCCGCACCCACGGCGGCCGGGCCGAACTGGAGGTGTCGAACACCGGGCCGGTGGTGGCCGCGTACGAGGTGGAGGCGCTGTTCGAGCCGTTCCGCAGGGGCAGCGAGCGCACCCGCTCCGACCAGGGGGTGGGGCTGGGGTTGTCGATCGTGCGGGCGATCACCCGCGCCCACGGCGGGGAGGTGGCGGCCCGCCCCCGCGAGGGCGGCGGCCTGATCGTCACCGTCTCCCTCCCTGGTTAA
- a CDS encoding NAD-dependent epimerase/dehydratase family protein: MSVALVTGSAGLIGSEAARHFAGLGMHVVGLDNDMRKYFFGEDGSTAWSLVNLTSKLGDSYTHYDVDIRDRDVLNKIFERYGKDISLVIHTAAQPSHDWAAKEPFTDFDVNAVGTLNVLEYTRQHCPDAAFIFCSTNKVYGDTPNRLPLVEQETRYEIDPAHQFANGITEEMTIDNSLHSIFGVSKVAADVAVQEYGRYFGMKTAAFRGGTLTGPAHSAAELHGFLAYLMRCVMEGRTYNLFGYKGKMVRDAIHSHDVLTAFEAFFRNPRSGEVYNLGGGRFSNTSHLEAFAIAEQITGKQAQVNYVEQNRVGDHQWYVSDMAKFQAHYPDWKMTYDVPAILNEIYEANADKWM, encoded by the coding sequence GTGAGCGTTGCGCTGGTGACCGGCTCGGCCGGTCTGATCGGTTCCGAGGCGGCCCGCCACTTCGCCGGCCTGGGCATGCACGTCGTCGGCCTCGACAACGACATGCGCAAGTACTTCTTCGGCGAGGACGGCTCGACCGCGTGGAGCCTGGTCAACCTGACCAGCAAACTCGGTGACTCGTACACCCACTACGACGTCGACATCCGCGACCGCGACGTGCTCAACAAGATCTTCGAGCGGTACGGCAAGGACATCTCGCTCGTCATCCACACCGCGGCCCAGCCCAGCCACGACTGGGCGGCCAAGGAGCCGTTCACCGACTTCGACGTCAACGCCGTCGGCACGCTCAACGTGCTGGAGTACACCCGCCAGCACTGCCCCGACGCCGCGTTCATCTTCTGCTCGACGAACAAGGTCTACGGCGACACCCCCAACCGCCTCCCGCTGGTCGAGCAGGAGACGCGTTACGAGATCGACCCGGCGCACCAGTTCGCCAACGGCATCACCGAAGAGATGACGATCGACAACAGCCTGCACTCGATCTTCGGCGTCTCCAAGGTCGCCGCGGACGTGGCGGTGCAGGAGTACGGCCGCTACTTCGGCATGAAGACCGCCGCCTTCCGCGGTGGCACGCTGACCGGCCCGGCGCACTCCGCCGCCGAGCTGCACGGCTTCCTGGCGTACCTGATGCGCTGCGTGATGGAGGGCCGGACCTACAACCTGTTCGGCTACAAGGGCAAGATGGTGCGCGACGCGATCCACTCGCACGACGTGCTCACCGCGTTCGAGGCGTTCTTCCGCAACCCGCGCTCCGGCGAGGTCTACAACCTGGGCGGCGGCCGCTTCTCCAACACCTCCCACCTGGAGGCGTTCGCCATCGCCGAGCAGATCACCGGCAAGCAGGCGCAGGTCAACTACGTGGAGCAGAACCGCGTCGGCGACCACCAGTGGTACGTCAGCGACATGGCCAAGTTCCAGGCGCACTACCCGGACTGGAAGATGACCTACGACGTCCCGGCTATCCTCAACGAAATCTACGAGGCCAACGCCGACAAGTGGATGTAG
- a CDS encoding WecB/TagA/CpsF family glycosyltransferase, with the protein MTTTPTTGSKRNVLGVFVDATDYADATERIIRAATDGRPFAVTALAVHGVMEGVADARLGAQLNSFDLITPDGQPVRWALNLLHGAALRDRVYGPELTLRVLARAAEDGLPVYLYGSTQPTLDRLIPALIAKFPGLKIAGSEPSKFRGVEPGEPEQIAARIAGSGARIVLVGLGCPRQEKFTYAMRPFLDMPLLAVGAAFDYHAGGLRKPPAWMQRYALEWLWRLGLEPKRLWRRYLILNPKYLARLGAQKTRLWRATPATPATESPATFAV; encoded by the coding sequence ATGACGACGACGCCGACCACCGGCAGCAAGCGCAACGTGCTCGGCGTCTTCGTCGACGCCACCGACTACGCCGACGCCACGGAGCGCATCATCCGCGCCGCGACGGACGGCCGCCCGTTCGCGGTCACCGCGCTGGCGGTGCACGGCGTGATGGAGGGCGTCGCCGATGCCCGGCTCGGCGCCCAGCTCAACAGCTTCGACCTGATCACCCCCGACGGCCAGCCGGTGCGCTGGGCGCTCAACCTGCTGCACGGCGCCGCCCTGCGCGACCGGGTGTACGGCCCCGAGCTGACCCTGCGGGTGCTGGCCCGCGCCGCCGAGGACGGCCTGCCGGTGTACCTCTACGGCTCCACCCAGCCCACGCTGGACCGGCTGATCCCGGCGCTGATCGCGAAGTTCCCCGGGCTGAAGATCGCCGGCAGTGAGCCGTCGAAGTTCCGCGGCGTGGAGCCCGGCGAGCCGGAGCAGATCGCGGCCCGCATCGCCGGCTCCGGCGCGCGCATCGTGCTGGTCGGCCTGGGCTGCCCGCGGCAGGAGAAGTTCACCTACGCCATGCGGCCGTTCCTGGACATGCCGCTGCTGGCGGTCGGGGCGGCGTTCGACTACCACGCGGGCGGGCTGCGCAAGCCGCCCGCGTGGATGCAGCGCTACGCCCTGGAGTGGCTGTGGCGCCTGGGCCTGGAGCCCAAGCGCCTGTGGCGCCGCTACCTGATCCTCAACCCGAAGTACCTGGCCCGCCTGGGCGCCCAGAAGACCCGCCTCTGGCGCGCCACCCCGGCCACCCCCGCCACCGAATCCCCGGCAACTTTCGCGGTGTGA
- a CDS encoding DUF397 domain-containing protein — METKGFRVDLSQARWYKSTRSGPNCDNCVEVAFVSGAVALRDSKNPTGPALIFTPDEWDAFVEGAKDGEFDL, encoded by the coding sequence ATCGAGACCAAGGGGTTTCGAGTCGATCTGAGTCAAGCACGTTGGTACAAGAGCACCCGGAGTGGGCCGAACTGCGACAACTGTGTTGAAGTGGCGTTCGTGAGTGGCGCGGTCGCGCTGCGCGACTCCAAGAACCCCACCGGCCCGGCGCTGATCTTCACGCCGGACGAGTGGGACGCGTTTGTGGAGGGTGCGAAGGACGGGGAGTTCGACCTGTGA